In Streptomyces sp. NBC_00569, a single genomic region encodes these proteins:
- a CDS encoding response regulator, with amino-acid sequence MGKTRTRWRRRTYSRVVSGASGRVLVVDDNKVIRQLIRVNLELEGFEVVTAADGAECLDVVHQVRPDVITLDVVMPRLDGLRTAARLRSDAHTRGVPIVIVSACTIQEVDTGLDVGVDSFLAKPFEPSELVRVVRQLSERGTDSGRGAEEAERAGRTRG; translated from the coding sequence CGGACGCGGTGGCGCCGGCGGACCTACTCTCGAGTTGTGTCAGGCGCGTCCGGCCGAGTGCTTGTTGTGGACGACAACAAGGTGATTCGGCAGCTGATCAGGGTCAATCTCGAGCTGGAGGGCTTCGAGGTCGTGACCGCGGCCGATGGTGCCGAGTGTCTGGATGTGGTGCATCAGGTTCGGCCTGATGTGATCACTCTGGATGTCGTGATGCCCCGACTCGACGGGCTGCGGACCGCCGCGCGGCTCCGTTCGGACGCCCATACGCGCGGTGTCCCGATCGTGATCGTCAGCGCCTGCACCATTCAGGAGGTTGACACCGGACTCGATGTCGGGGTCGACTCCTTCCTCGCCAAGCCCTTCGAGCCCAGTGAACTGGTACGGGTAGTAAGGCAGTTGAGCGAGCGCGGAACCGACAGTGGTCGCGGGGCCGAAGAGGCCGAGCGTGCCGGGCGTACCAGGGGCTAG